From the Lathyrus oleraceus cultivar Zhongwan6 chromosome 3, CAAS_Psat_ZW6_1.0, whole genome shotgun sequence genome, the window TCGCACACTAGTTGATACGCCTTCGTACATATCTCCCTAGGCACTCTATCATACACATTCTCCAAGTCAATGAAAATTTAGTGCAAGTCTTGTTGGTCCATCCAATAGTGCTCCATCACACGCCGTAGTAGATAGATCGCTTTCATGGTCGACCACTCTGACATGAAAACAAATTGATTCTCAGTAGCTTGAGTCTCTTTTCTTAGTCTTTGTTCAACCAGTATTTTCTAAAACTTCATGGTATGACTCATAAGTTTGATCCCCCTATAATTTGCATGATTTTATATATCCCATTTATCTTATAGGTTGGAACTAAAGTGCTTATTCTCCATTCATCTGCCATTTACTTTGACCTCGTAATTTCGTTAAAGAGTTGGGTGAGTCACTTAATTCCTCTATCTCCAAGAAATTTCCATACTTCAATAGGTGTGTTTCTGGACCAACTGTCTTACTGTTACTAATCCTTTTCATCTCTTGTTTCACTTCTTGTTGTTGAATCTGATGGTAGTAATTACAGTTTTCATCCTTTTCTCAAATGTCGAGCCAGTTAGAGTCATGTGAAATATCATATCTTTCATTGAATAAATTGTAGAAATATGTATCTCACATATCCTTTATATCATTTCCCAGAATCAAGCTTTGCCTTCTTCATCTTTAACACACTTCACTTGATCCAAATCTCATTTTTCTTTCCCTTTCCTTAGCAAGCCTACATATATATTTTTCTCCCTCCTTGGTGCCTAAAGATTGTTATAAACCGTCAAAAGTTTGGATTCTTGCTTCACTCACCGCCTTCTTGATCTAATTCTTAACTTTCTTATACTTTTGCTAACTTTTCTACATTTTTATACTTGGATCATTCTTTAAAACATTCACTTTTTACTCTAAATTTACTTCGAACACTTTCATTCAACCACTATGATTATTTACCCCTAGTTCCAGAATATCTTGATTCTTCCAACGCCTCTTTGGCTACTTTTCTAATCTCTTTGGACATCTTATTCCACATATCATGTGCACTTCCTTGTGGCTGTCTAAACTGTCCCTCCAAGATCATGTTGAAAAGTTTCTTTACGGGTTTAAATGTATTTATATTAGCTTAAAAGCacatttttctatttttaatatattatattaaatatttTGACCCTTTAAATAAGTATAAAGCAGGTACGAGCAGACACATAAAATAATTTAactattaaaaaaattaaattgaaatatGGTATAATATATAAATGACTTTACATAATGGACATTAACCACttaatttataataataaaaaaaacaaatcattCTGAATGTTTCTTGTTCACCACATTGGcgccgttgactttcgatacaaaTAATTTTTTGAGTCTGACAGATGACCCGTATGAACTAGCCATTTTAACACCTTTAAATGTACGACTCAAAACCACGCTATTcaattttaatatattatattaaatatCTTATCGTTTAAATAAGTAAATCATATAATAGTGTTAAAACATGTAATGCAGGTAAGGACAAACGCATAAAATGATTTAactattaaaaaaataaattgaaatatGGTATAATAAATAAATGAATTTACATGATGGACTCTAACCActtaatttattaaaaaaatgaaacAAATCATTCTAACTATACAAAATATTCAATAATCCAAAACTTTGTCTCGTCGAGCAATCTTTTACAAATTTTCAGTACCACTTTTCACTTCATGACACTTTCTAACAACGAGTTTTCTCCCAACCAAATACTGTTGTACAATAAGCACAGAAGATTGCGTACCAAAGCTAGTTGAAGCCAATATGTCACCTATAACACCAAGTTCAGGATGGTCACACCATTCCAACAACCTCGAAAAAATCACCGAGTTTTTACCACTTCCTTGTCCAACAATGTACAAATCATATCCAGGTTTATCAATATCGTTAAGAAGCGTTGGAATCTCTTCGCCCGTATTCGAATGGACTTCCTTCTCTGAGTAAAGAATTGAATCGTTATTGTTCACTGCCTTGTGCCTGAAGGAAATTATACACTCTTCATCCAACTCTTTTTGCATCACATTGTCTATAATCGTCGACAACATTCCGTGATGATACTTGCTTTTTTCCATTTTTAATTTTGTTTCTTCTGCAGCCTTACCTAACAAATTGATCCTCACAACATGTAATTGTGTTCCTGGGTGCCCCGCCATTCTCCATGCAATAGACAAGGCTTCACGGTCGTCAGGTCCACCGATGAAAATCATTATAATGCGCAGTTTTGTTTCTAACAACGATCCTAAACCGCGGTCCACAAAGATCCCTACTGAACAAGGTGCTTGTTGTAGAACATTTTTGTTTATCTCACAATGTTCATTGTGGATTATTTCTGGAGCATTTTCTATTGTTGAGTACTCTTTGTGAAAGGGAAGGATAATTAGGCTGGCGCGTTTCTCTTCGGCAACGTTGTAAATGTCCTCATGGATAGTTGTGTAGGACGAGACAACACTTGATATGTCAAACCTAACCGCATTGTATTGTTCTACAAGTTCTTCAAATGTGTTAGTTATGCTCTTAAACTCTAATTGTGATCCATAGTTGGCTGCTTCTGCGCCACCAACCGTGCTGTTTGAATTATCCATTTGGGAAACAAGAATAGATGTGCCATGTCTAGTGAGTTGAACTAAGTGAGCTACAGAGACATGTATAGGTGAAAGTCTAGTAGCATTTGTGGCTTCAATGACATGGATCATGTTATTGGCATGTTTAGCATTGTGGACACAAGCGACGATTCGAAGCACCATATCGAACCTCAGTTTTTGCACGGTCCTTAATTGCGATTGCATGAATCGGAATTTTGGTTTGTATATTGCATTGATCAAGGGAGAAACCATTACAGTCATTACTATAATAGCAAGCATCATAACCATGAAAGTATATGGATCCAAAATCTGcagagaaaaaaagaaaaaaaagtaacTTGGTTAAAAGGCTGTTTGGTTTAAATCATGCCATAATAGAAAATTGGTAGTTTAAAATTACCCTTTTGTCCCAAGCAACATTCAGTAGTATGACAGCCATGATACCCTTGGTGTTGAGAAGCAATCCAATGGCAACTCCATCTCGGGCAGGCATACCGAAGAAGAAAGTGACAATCACAGAGCTCAAAACTTTAGGTATGCATAACAAAAGCATAATCAACAACATTAAACCTACATTCTTTTGCTTCCAAAGGAAAGGCAAGTTGAGTCTAAAACCAAATCCAGCAAAGTAAACAGGACACAGAATCCCAGAAACAAAATCGGCCGACAATTCCAAAACCATATCAGCAAACTTTCCATGAGGCAAAATTAATCCAAACACAAAGGCTCCAACAATAGGATGTGTACCGAGAGAATCTGTAATGTAGGAACAAATAAACACTCCCGTCAACACGTCCAATAGGTGTGATTTTCTCCACCTGTTCATACGTGTTCTGTGTTCAATGATTGGAGTAAGGATAGGTCTCACCACAGCAAAGCAAAAAACTATGAACATCAAAGTAGAGATTACTGAGAGATAAGGCTTTCCACCTCTAGTCGAATAAGGAATCAACAAGGTGAACATAACCCAACCATATGCATCGGTTAA encodes:
- the LOC127130483 gene encoding cation/H(+) antiporter 15; this translates as MEMANYACYNVSFSPSNNIWMADDIMIKHVPLLCLQIAYDILVSRLFYFVLKPLRVPLIIAQVLAGFTLSPSLLGNFEWVFSLFYSQYGILTVETFANLGIMYYVFLSGLEMNSDTILRSRKKGTSIAIAGIVTPMLFGVGFLALQQKLIDKNDVFAQTPKENQGKAYLFWCLALSVTGFPVLARILANLKLLYTKLGKDALTAAMLTDAYGWVMFTLLIPYSTRGGKPYLSVISTLMFIVFCFAVVRPILTPIIEHRTRMNRWRKSHLLDVLTGVFICSYITDSLGTHPIVGAFVFGLILPHGKFADMVLELSADFVSGILCPVYFAGFGFRLNLPFLWKQKNVGLMLLIMLLLCIPKVLSSVIVTFFFGMPARDGVAIGLLLNTKGIMAVILLNVAWDKRILDPYTFMVMMLAIIVMTVMVSPLINAIYKPKFRFMQSQLRTVQKLRFDMVLRIVACVHNAKHANNMIHVIEATNATRLSPIHVSVAHLVQLTRHGTSILVSQMDNSNSTVGGAEAANYGSQLEFKSITNTFEELVEQYNAVRFDISSVVSSYTTIHEDIYNVAEEKRASLIILPFHKEYSTIENAPEIIHNEHCEINKNVLQQAPCSVGIFVDRGLGSLLETKLRIIMIFIGGPDDREALSIAWRMAGHPGTQLHVVRINLLGKAAEETKLKMEKSKYHHGMLSTIIDNVMQKELDEECIISFRHKAVNNNDSILYSEKEVHSNTGEEIPTLLNDIDKPGYDLYIVGQGSGKNSVIFSRLLEWCDHPELGVIGDILASTSFGTQSSVLIVQQYLVGRKLVVRKCHEVKSGTENL